ATTGTCAACCCTGGAATCTGGAATCTCAGCTTGTCCTCCAAAGCCTGATCAGACCTATATGCCAACAGACTGATCGAGACGAAGACTACCGAGCTAAGCAAGAAAAGGAAAATGGAAAAGTGAAGAAAGTTTATGTTCACCATCGATACGAGTAATTCATTGTCCACCGATCCGGATTTGACAAGCAATTCGCTCACCAACCGGAGTAATCCGATGGCTTCTCCAATTACAAGAGTCCATATCGCGGCTGCGGAACTTCCTTTCCTTTTCATCACAAAAGCAAAAAGGAATACCGCCGCGATAGGCGGGCTTACAAATCCCTGAATACTCTGTAAAAACAAATACACCTGTGAACTGATTAACTTGACCAATGGAATACTGAGGACTGCGATGACAACCATGAGAGTGGTGACAAGTCTGCCGGCTAAAACCAATTCCCTGTCCGTGGCTTCAGGGTGCTTCGGTTTATAGAAATCATTCGTGACGAGAACGGCGGTTGAAGAAAAGATACTCGCCAGCGAAGACATGATTGCTGCAAGCAAACCCGCCACAACTATCCCTTTTATGCCGCTCGGCAGCAAACTGCTTGTCAGCAGAGTTGGATACGCCTGATCACCATTTACGCCAGGGAAGATTGCAGCTGCAAGGAGGCCTGGAAGAACAAGTATGAACAAGGGGAGCACTTTCAGCGATGCCGCAAAGAGAGAACCCAATCTCGCTTCGTTCAGATTTTTTGCCGAAAGAACCTTCTGAATGAAATATTGGTCCGTCAACCAATACCAGAACGCGATGATCGGAGCACCGAACAACACGCCGGTCCACGGGTAATCCGGATCGCTCTCGGGCTTGAACATATGGAAAAAATCAGGCGGCAATTTCTGCTGAAGGCCGGAAAATCCGCCTGCCGCATTTAAGCCGAAGACCGTCAATAGAACCGCACCCACGATAAGCACAATACCCTGGAACACGTTGGTTCTTATGACGGCGTTTGCACCACCTAAGATTGAATACAAGCCTGTAAATAAAACGACGATCACCGCCGAAGCATACACATTCAAGCCAAACAATCTATTGAAGAGTATTCCGCCCGCAAAAAAAGTAACGGTAATCTTTGTAAATATGTACAAGACTATCGAGACCGCGGCAAAGGGTTTTCGCAATGACTTGCCAAATCTCTTTTCTAAAAATTCGGGAGTGGTCGCTACTCCAGACTTAAGATAAATAGGCACAACAACCCAACCCAAGAATATCAAGACAAAAATGGCCATCAACTCGAATTGGCCCACTGCAAGCCCCCTTGTAGCTCCTGCACCGGCAAGTCCTATGAAGTGCTCGCTGGAAATGTTAGTCGCAAAGACAGACATCCCGATGGCAAACCAACCGACGTTTTTCCCCGCAAAGAAATAATCATTAAAGGTAGGCTCTCTCTTCCCCGAGTAGTACACCCCCATCGCTATTATGATCCCGAGGTACAGAAACATCACTATGGTATCGGCAAACGTAAAATCAATCGACAAACAATTCTCGCATTTCTGTCTTCACACTTTCATAAAGGATGCCACGGAAATATCTGTAGATCGAATCAAAAAGGAAGACTTTTACACCCTGACATAGCAAGATATGACCCGACTTATCGGTTTAATAAAATGTTGGTTATTACATTAATAAATTGCCGGTCTCAGTGTGATCTCGGACGGCCATTCTAAAGAATAATTGATACCACGCCGTTTGGTGGTATCCTGCCCTTTAGCACTTTTCCGCTTACCCAGAGTTGAAACATTTCAGCGCAGTCGTTCTGATTATAAATAACCGTCACGATCTTTCCGTCTGTGTTGATAAATGCCGTGGCTTTAAGGTTGTCGTCATTCGAAGTACACGCAATTCTCTTTGCTCCTGGTTTAATAAACCTTGAAAAATGCCCAAAGACATAATAAGCGGGATTGAATATGACATCTCCAGTGAGCAGGTCAGCAGTGACAATGTTTGCGCCCTCAAGTCCTCCAGCATGCCTTGGCCCACCATCCTGGTCCAAAAGCAAGTTCCACGTCACCCAGCCGACCGCCCAATTATTCAAGTCGTTAATTACATTTTCAGCCAGTTTGTAAGCATCATGCCAGGAACCACCTACACTGGCTTCAGTGAAAAGAATTTGTTTGTCTGGAAAGGCATCATGGACGACCCGGACGTTGTCAAAGTGCCCGCCGACGTACCAGTGGAAAGCTGTTCCCCAAATATACCGCGAAGCCTTCGGATCCTCATAGGCTGCCTGAGACCTTTGGTACATTATACCGCGATTGTGATCCCAGACCATGATCTTCACATTACCGAGGCCATTGTTATCGAATGCAGGACCCAGGTTATCTCTAACGAAATCCTTCTCTTCTTCGGCCGTATAAATACACGATTCCCAAACCTGAACCGCCATTGGTTCATTTTGAACAGTCACTCCCCAAATAGGGATTCCCTCTTTTTGATATTCTTTAATGTACTTAACAAAATAATCGGCCCAGGTTTGATAATATTCCGATTTCAGTTTTCCGCCGTAGAGCATATTATCGTTTGTCTTCATCCATGCCGGCGGACTCCACGGGGAAGCAAACAATCTCAAGCTCCCTCGCGCAATCTTCATCGCTTCCTTGATGAGCGGGATCCTGTATTTCAATTCGTGTGCAATCGTAAAATGTTCCAGGTTCCCGTCTCCTTTCACATCATCGTAGGTGTACATTTCGTCGGAGTAATCACAGCTGTTGATTGTAGTGCGACACAGATTGTACGCATTACCACTATCGGGATCGAAGCATGCCCTTACGAATTTTTCCTGCGACTCTTTCGGCAATCTGGCAAAGACGAGGGCTGCCGCATCAGTGAACGCACCGCCAAATCCCTCTATCGTTTGGAAAGTCTTTGTCTCGTCGATCATGACGGTCGGATAATTTTCGTCCGGCTGCTCGACCGGTTCCAATGCCCGAGATCCCTCGTCGGCAAGAAATTGGTTCGTGGACTTAGCCGTTACAAACACCTCGCCCATTTCATGTTGTTTCTGCTGACCATAAGAATGGACTCCCATCAACACCGAGAGCGCATTGTAAGTCAGCAGGCATCGGAACATGAAACTGAAAACTGCGCTGAATACGTTCATCCTGTCCCTCATTGAATTGGACACAATTGGTAAAATCATTTTACCATCACCATTTTTTTTACGGAGGCATAATTGCCCGCAGTCAATCTGCAGAAGTATACGCCGCTCGAGAGCTTGCTGCCGTCGAAGTTCACTTTGTAATAGCCCGCGTTTTCTTCATCGTCAACAAGCCCGGCGACTTTCCTTCCGAGTACATCATACACATCGAGTGATACCCGGCTCTTGACCGGAAGCTGGTAGCCAATCATCGTGGTTGGATTGAACGGATTGGGGAAATTATCGTCCAGAGAATATCTATCGGGCACATGCAGCGATCCCTCGACAGCGGCGGTCGTGTCCGAGGCATAAACGTCAAATTCGTATAAAGAATATCCCCATTGAGTTGCCCTCTGGATTCCATACATCTCTACATATCTTGCCTGCATCGAGATGGGCAAGGTGTTCAATCCGCCGGTGCCATTCGTAACGTGCTGAGCAACCTCCCAACTGGTATCGTCTCTCGAAATCAGGATCTCAAACTCTTTCGCATATGCAGCTTCCCATGAGAGTGAAACCTGATCGATGTTATATACCGCGCCGAGATCAACTTTAATCCACTGAGGATCGCTGAACTGGGAAGACCACCGAGTAGAGGAATTGCCATCAACTGCGTAAGACGGCGGGTAGCTCGAGGACTCAATCGACGATGCAGTCGCGGTCTTGTAAAGCGCTATGTTAATGGGCGGTTTCGAAATCACCACTACTGTGTCCTCGCAAATATTATCGTCGGGAATGAGCTCGTCTATGGAATTGTCAGCGTTGACGTTCGCTTTCACCGCGAACGTTCCGACCTGGTCAGCCCGCCATGAATTCGTTCCGGCATTGATACCAGTATCTGCACAAATTAATGCCATTCCGCCGGCGGGTATGGATCCTTTGAATCTAATAGCATGGCTTACTTCGATTCCATTGACGGAGAAATCAACTTTGAGCGGTGCGTCGGCCGGGCTGGGACCTGTACCTTGATTTTTCACCATTGCAAGAAAAACCACGTTGTCTCCCTGAACGGGAAAGCGTGGAAACCACTTGAAGTTGGTTATCACGAAATCCGGTTTGGGAGGCGCCGAGAGAATATCAAAATCCCCGGTAAGCGGTAGATTATCAGATGACCCGCCTACCTTCACGGTGTATGTACCAGGATCCACCTCGTATGAAGATGATGTCGTATCATAATAATAAAATTCGTCGCTCGTCAGAGTGAATGTTATTGTCTTTGTTTGTCCAGAATCCAGCGAGACTCGCTTGAATCCTCTAAGCTGCTTAACAGGCATCCAAAGTCCTGTTGAGGACACGTGCGACAAATAGAGTTCCACAACTTCGTCACCAGACCTGGAACCCG
The DNA window shown above is from Candidatus Acidiferrales bacterium and carries:
- a CDS encoding sodium:solute symporter codes for the protein MSIDFTFADTIVMFLYLGIIIAMGVYYSGKREPTFNDYFFAGKNVGWFAIGMSVFATNISSEHFIGLAGAGATRGLAVGQFELMAIFVLIFLGWVVVPIYLKSGVATTPEFLEKRFGKSLRKPFAAVSIVLYIFTKITVTFFAGGILFNRLFGLNVYASAVIVVLFTGLYSILGGANAVIRTNVFQGIVLIVGAVLLTVFGLNAAGGFSGLQQKLPPDFFHMFKPESDPDYPWTGVLFGAPIIAFWYWLTDQYFIQKVLSAKNLNEARLGSLFAASLKVLPLFILVLPGLLAAAIFPGVNGDQAYPTLLTSSLLPSGIKGIVVAGLLAAIMSSLASIFSSTAVLVTNDFYKPKHPEATDRELVLAGRLVTTLMVVIAVLSIPLVKLISSQVYLFLQSIQGFVSPPIAAVFLFAFVMKRKGSSAAAIWTLVIGEAIGLLRLVSELLVKSGSVDNELLVSMVNINFLHFSIFLFLLSSVVFVSISLLAYRSDQALEDKLRFQIPGLTIGGDFASAGEVTVNSYKVGTLFSILILLIIAGLWSIWF
- a CDS encoding glycoside hydrolase family 30 protein; the protein is MNVFSAVFSFMFRCLLTYNALSVLMGVHSYGQQKQHEMGEVFVTAKSTNQFLADEGSRALEPVEQPDENYPTVMIDETKTFQTIEGFGGAFTDAAALVFARLPKESQEKFVRACFDPDSGNAYNLCRTTINSCDYSDEMYTYDDVKGDGNLEHFTIAHELKYRIPLIKEAMKIARGSLRLFASPWSPPAWMKTNDNMLYGGKLKSEYYQTWADYFVKYIKEYQKEGIPIWGVTVQNEPMAVQVWESCIYTAEEEKDFVRDNLGPAFDNNGLGNVKIMVWDHNRGIMYQRSQAAYEDPKASRYIWGTAFHWYVGGHFDNVRVVHDAFPDKQILFTEASVGGSWHDAYKLAENVINDLNNWAVGWVTWNLLLDQDGGPRHAGGLEGANIVTADLLTGDVIFNPAYYVFGHFSRFIKPGAKRIACTSNDDNLKATAFINTDGKIVTVIYNQNDCAEMFQLWVSGKVLKGRIPPNGVVSIIL